A window of Pseudomonadota bacterium genomic DNA:
TGCGAGCCATTCTGTATTTCGGGATCTGGTTCTGGATTGCGGGAACGTTGTTCCGGCGCTCTACGCAGCAAGATGAATCCGGCGACCCACAACTGACTGCGAAGCTCCAGCGCTTTGCACCGCTTGCGACGATCATACTGGCTTTCAGCATGACCTTCGCGGCTTTCGACTGGTTCATGTCGCTCATACCCAATTGGTATTCAACCATGTGGGGCGTGCACATGTTTGCAAGCTCGATCGTGATCATTCACGCCCTCATCATCGTCATCACGCTGTCGCTGCGCAATGCGGGACTCCTGGGCAATACGGTACACGTCGAGCACTATCATGATCTAGGAAAACTCCAGTTCGGTTTCTTGGTGTTTTGGGGCTATATTTCGTTCAGTGAGTTCTTCCTTATTTGGTATTCCGCGATTCCAGAGGAAACGGTTTTCTTTCATCTCCGTTGGGACAATCCCACTTGGCGCTGGGTGAGCATGAGCCTGGTGGTTTTGCATTTCATCATGCCGTTCTTTCTCATTCTGTCTCGCAACATAAAGCGGAATCTGCCTGTCCTCGGCTTTGGTGCGTCCTGGATCTTGGTGATGCACATCGTAGAGGGTTACTACATCGTCTTGCCGTTCTTTGGGGGGCCCGAGCTCGAGCTCAGCATGGTGTGGTTGGACCTGGCATGTGTTTTGGGAGTGCTGGGAGTGTATTTCGCCGTGGTGTTTCGAGAGATGCTTCGCCACAACCTGATCCCGATCAAAGATCCACGTCGAATCCGGGCGGAGCAGTTCGTGAACGCTTGAGGTAGTATCGAGCAGAGGCGATATGTCTGGTAGAGATCAAATGCTGATCTACCTGGGTGCTACGGTGGTCACCGTGGTGGGCTTGTTCACGCTGTACTTCTTCTACAGCAGCATGGTGGACCACCGGTGGCGCTCAGGCTGGAACGAAGCCCCGGTGCACCCGGCGCTGGCCGAAGTGCGGGCTCTGGAGGCGCAGCAGCTCGCCGGAGTAGAAGCCGTTGCGAAGGAGTTCGCGAACAAGGGGCGCTCGGCGTTTCCAATGGTGGCGCCCAAGCCTTCGAACGACCTCTCCGCTCTTTCCGGGTGGATCCGCTCTCCGAGCTTCAGGCCGGTTACGGCATTTCCCGACATGGGGCCTGCAGCGCCGGAGCGAGCGGCACCGGGACAAGCCACCTCCGCGAGCTCTGCGCCGGCGGCGGGGCAGGCGGATGTGCACGGTCGGCACCCAGGCCACTGATCCTGAGGTGACGCAGGAGGTCAACGCATGAGCAATTCGGGTTCCGGTTCTGTGGTGGTGCCTGCAACCATCGGGATGGTGATGGGGGCGTTCATCTTCGCGGGCCTCGTTGTCAGCTCGGGCCTCCCTTGGGTGCCGTCCGCGGAGGATACGCTGGCGGGTTACACACGCACGCAAGTCCGCGTGCTGGCTCCAGGCCAGGAGCAGGCCCTCGCGCCGGCGGAGCCCGCCAGCCCGGGTGAGCAGGTCTACGTCACCGTGTGTCAGGTGTGCCATCAAGCGAACGGCAAGGGCGTGCCGGGTGCCTTTCCTCCTGTCGCGGGCTCCGACTGGGTCACGCAGGACCCCGAAACTCCGATCAGAATCGTCCTCAAGGGCCTGCAGGGCGAGATCGACGTGGGAGGACAAAAGTTCAACGCGGTGATGCCTCCTCCTCCGGGTCTCGATGACGATCAGATCGCAACGGTGTTGACCTTCGTGCGTTCGTCCTTTGGAAACGCAGCGCCGGCGGTGGAGGCCTCGCAGGTCGCAGCGATAC
This region includes:
- a CDS encoding cytochrome c — protein: MSNSGSGSVVVPATIGMVMGAFIFAGLVVSSGLPWVPSAEDTLAGYTRTQVRVLAPGQEQALAPAEPASPGEQVYVTVCQVCHQANGKGVPGAFPPVAGSDWVTQDPETPIRIVLKGLQGEIDVGGQKFNAVMPPPPGLDDDQIATVLTFVRSSFGNAAPAVEASQVAAIRSELEARVDPWTARELDALRSKTASPPGE